A genomic segment from Chitinophaga niabensis encodes:
- a CDS encoding TonB-dependent receptor, which yields MRKCMRDCRQATRRALQALVLSCILFSVFHVAEAQVKSLQSPVTVSGNNMSLLQVFRAIKKQTGFTLVYNNQLLDDGEKLNLNFRNTALQEVLDFVFKNKGIIYELRSNRIVLDKKAPEVTPARPNLAQEEKKTQTVKGQVMDPEGNPIPGATVSVNGTNRGVVSDALGIFTIDAAPNEILRVAMLGMKPEELKITGQKTLKVTLLPKVDDLNELVVVGFGQQKKVTVTGSVSSVNMADMQTPVRSLTNALAGKVAGVISMQNSGGEPGYDNPQFTIRGIGTFTGSTSPLIIVDGVQREDVNSTYGGAFNNIDPEDVQSITLLKDASATAVYGAKGANGVLIITTKRGVAGKPKVSAKVESGFNGLTRMPKMLDGVTYMKLYNEARENAGETPVYSDEQIAKTASGLDPYLYPNVNWIDRIYKDWASMTNANVNVSGGGESMRYYVSMSFYNQDGQYKVSKINDYNPNLNFKRYDFRSNIDLNVTKTTTLSLNLAAMLVNSRYPGSPASAIWYNSYSTNPIAFPVQYPDKMWAGPRNNGGANPFNLVQNRGYSTEFKPSVQSVLSLVQNLDGITKGLKATGRFSFDTYGEFNTSRTGDNDLWYAGSRGSDGKLIFEQVRTGSSFLGYSSNSQGERVMYLEGNITYDRTFGKHNIGALVVGTMRNRLIGNADNLKRAIPFRNQSAATRITYAFMDKYLAEVNIGATGSENFEKGRRWGTFPAAAIGWVISKEGFMEGVSKTLTLLKLRASIGTTGNDAIGANNGSYDRFGYLTYVDGANGIQFGSSPRSYNGIAANVIGTENLTWETSTKSNIGLDVNLWNKLTLNFDVFKDKRKDILIERQSLSSIGGYGGQRIYANMGEMENKGFDASLEYIDQISNDVSLRLFGNITYARNKVLFADNPKMLYAYQQWEGHSQYEWYGYEDLGLFADQNDVDKSPRQLRPLFPGDIKYRDLNGDGEINSNDQTYMGKNSFPTWSYGMGFNLGIKRFELSAIFAGIEDVWIMANGDLHTLNDGSANGVGVVPFTGIGQYPANILSNVTDRWTKDNPRQDAYYPRLTITNSSDNNYQRSTRWLKDGSFMRLKQATLSYNIITPAMRNKAISSLQVYAAGTNLLTFSKFKLWDPELGSNGAKYPFAKTVTLGLRANF from the coding sequence ATGAGAAAATGTATGCGCGATTGCCGGCAGGCTACGCGAAGGGCATTACAAGCCCTTGTGCTTAGCTGCATCCTTTTTTCCGTATTCCATGTTGCCGAAGCACAGGTAAAGTCGCTTCAATCCCCGGTTACCGTTTCCGGCAACAACATGTCCCTGTTACAGGTTTTCAGGGCCATTAAAAAACAGACCGGCTTTACGCTGGTGTACAACAATCAATTGTTGGACGATGGTGAGAAATTGAACCTCAATTTCAGGAACACTGCTTTGCAGGAAGTGCTGGACTTTGTTTTTAAGAACAAAGGCATCATTTACGAATTACGCAGCAACCGTATTGTGCTGGACAAAAAGGCGCCGGAAGTAACGCCGGCCAGGCCCAACTTAGCACAGGAGGAAAAGAAAACGCAAACAGTTAAAGGCCAGGTAATGGACCCCGAGGGTAATCCCATTCCTGGCGCTACTGTTTCTGTAAATGGCACCAACAGGGGGGTGGTTTCAGATGCCCTGGGGATCTTTACCATCGATGCTGCTCCAAATGAAATATTGCGGGTAGCCATGCTGGGCATGAAACCGGAAGAGTTGAAAATAACCGGCCAGAAAACATTGAAGGTGACGCTCCTTCCCAAAGTAGATGACCTCAATGAACTGGTGGTGGTAGGTTTCGGCCAGCAAAAGAAAGTTACGGTTACGGGATCGGTATCCTCCGTGAATATGGCAGATATGCAAACGCCTGTACGTTCTCTCACCAATGCATTGGCTGGTAAAGTGGCAGGTGTGATCTCGATGCAGAACAGCGGCGGTGAACCAGGATATGATAACCCGCAATTCACCATCCGCGGTATCGGTACTTTTACAGGAAGCACTTCTCCGCTGATCATTGTAGATGGTGTGCAAAGGGAAGATGTAAACAGTACTTATGGCGGTGCTTTTAATAATATTGATCCGGAAGATGTACAAAGCATCACATTGCTGAAAGATGCTTCCGCCACTGCAGTATACGGTGCAAAGGGAGCAAACGGTGTACTGATCATTACCACCAAAAGAGGGGTGGCCGGGAAACCAAAAGTTTCTGCTAAAGTAGAAAGTGGCTTCAATGGTTTAACCCGCATGCCCAAAATGCTGGATGGGGTTACTTATATGAAACTATATAACGAAGCCCGTGAAAATGCCGGTGAAACACCTGTTTATTCGGATGAGCAGATCGCCAAAACAGCCAGTGGCCTTGATCCTTACTTATATCCTAATGTAAACTGGATAGACCGGATCTATAAAGACTGGGCCTCCATGACCAATGCCAACGTGAATGTAAGTGGTGGCGGAGAATCCATGCGCTATTATGTGTCTATGAGCTTTTACAACCAGGACGGGCAATACAAAGTATCAAAGATCAACGATTATAATCCCAACCTCAACTTTAAACGCTACGACTTCAGGAGTAATATAGATCTGAACGTTACCAAAACAACCACCTTATCGCTGAACCTTGCCGCTATGCTGGTGAACAGCCGGTATCCCGGTTCTCCTGCAAGCGCCATCTGGTACAATTCCTATTCCACGAACCCAATCGCATTTCCGGTACAATACCCGGATAAAATGTGGGCTGGTCCCCGTAACAACGGCGGCGCCAATCCCTTCAACCTTGTACAGAACAGGGGCTACAGCACAGAATTCAAACCGTCTGTTCAATCCGTTCTGTCGCTCGTGCAGAACCTGGATGGAATTACTAAAGGCCTGAAAGCTACCGGCCGCTTTTCTTTTGATACTTATGGAGAATTCAATACCAGCAGAACAGGTGATAACGATCTCTGGTACGCAGGCTCCCGTGGCTCGGATGGTAAACTAATATTTGAACAGGTAAGAACCGGTTCTTCTTTCCTGGGCTACAGTTCCAATTCACAAGGCGAAAGAGTAATGTACCTGGAAGGGAATATTACGTACGACCGTACTTTTGGAAAACATAATATTGGCGCATTGGTAGTAGGTACCATGCGGAACCGCCTGATCGGCAATGCAGATAATTTGAAAAGAGCTATTCCTTTCCGTAATCAAAGTGCGGCTACCAGGATAACATATGCCTTTATGGATAAATACCTGGCAGAAGTGAATATTGGTGCTACCGGATCAGAGAACTTTGAGAAAGGAAGAAGATGGGGCACTTTTCCGGCGGCGGCTATAGGATGGGTAATCAGCAAAGAAGGTTTTATGGAGGGTGTTTCAAAAACCCTTACCCTGTTGAAGCTTAGAGCATCTATTGGTACTACAGGGAATGATGCTATTGGGGCTAATAATGGCAGCTATGACCGTTTTGGATACCTCACTTATGTGGATGGTGCGAATGGTATTCAATTTGGTTCTTCCCCAAGAAGTTATAATGGAATTGCCGCCAATGTGATCGGTACGGAGAACCTCACATGGGAAACATCCACCAAATCCAATATTGGATTGGATGTAAACCTTTGGAACAAACTAACGCTGAATTTTGATGTATTTAAAGACAAACGGAAGGATATTCTTATTGAACGTCAATCACTCTCTTCCATTGGCGGTTATGGTGGCCAAAGGATTTATGCCAATATGGGCGAAATGGAGAACAAAGGTTTTGATGCAAGCCTGGAATATATTGACCAGATCAGTAATGATGTAAGCCTCCGCCTGTTTGGAAATATTACCTATGCCAGGAATAAAGTGCTCTTCGCAGACAATCCTAAAATGCTCTATGCATATCAACAGTGGGAAGGCCATTCTCAATATGAGTGGTACGGCTATGAAGACCTTGGATTATTCGCTGATCAGAACGATGTAGATAAAAGCCCCCGGCAGTTAAGGCCTCTTTTTCCCGGAGATATTAAATACAGGGACCTGAACGGTGATGGAGAGATCAACAGCAATGACCAGACTTACATGGGCAAAAATTCTTTCCCTACCTGGTCCTACGGAATGGGCTTTAACCTGGGCATAAAGAGATTTGAACTATCCGCCATCTTTGCCGGAATAGAAGACGTATGGATCATGGCAAACGGAGATCTTCATACCCTGAATGATGGTTCCGCCAATGGAGTAGGAGTTGTACCCTTTACCGGTATTGGCCAGTATCCTGCGAACATACTCAGCAATGTAACTGACCGCTGGACAAAAGATAATCCCCGCCAGGATGCTTATTACCCTCGCCTCACGATCACCAATTCCAGTGATAATAACTATCAGCGCAGTACACGCTGGTTAAAGGATGGGAGCTTCATGCGTTTGAAACAAGCTACGCTGAGCTATAACATCATTACACCAGCCATGCGGAATAAAGCAATCAGCAGCCTGCAGGTATATGCAGCAGGTACCAACCTGCTCACCTTTTCCAAGTTTAAATTATGGGATCCTGAGTTAGGCAGCAACGGTGCAAAATATCCATTTGCCAAAACAGTTACCCTGGGATTAAGAGCTAATTTCTAA
- a CDS encoding FecR family protein: MFTQLETQEKIFQLYIQKLSGHLSPEEEAHVKNMLAQDAGFRDTWNALEEQDRSIQATDYLQGLDPAAALHQLKSKRSARTRRLRMMSAAAAVLILVSAGAYFIFPAKEKGTSLAELVAKSKQTVNLITANGQSVTLNQDSAAKTIQLNNAVLNTGNGALAYNSQDTAENTLMVPPGETYKLTLSDGTEVRLNASTRLRFPFRFGKATRDVYVDGEAYFKVTKDAAHPFVVHLPQSSVTVLGTSFNVNTYEAAAEKTSLVEGKVLLQNQWELKPGMQGIVAAGKTYSTREFDEEEVLSWMKGVYYFHKMPLAELTVIASRFYGIKFIPDNDKFAGIAVTGLMDRAKLPEFLTDLKTTANADFHFEQQTILLK, translated from the coding sequence TTGTTCACCCAATTGGAAACACAGGAAAAAATATTTCAGTTATACATTCAAAAACTTTCGGGGCATCTTTCCCCGGAAGAGGAAGCTCATGTAAAGAACATGCTGGCCCAGGACGCCGGTTTCCGGGATACCTGGAATGCATTGGAAGAACAGGACCGTTCCATTCAGGCCACAGACTACCTGCAAGGCCTGGACCCTGCAGCTGCGCTACATCAGCTGAAATCAAAAAGATCAGCACGCACCCGCAGGCTCAGGATGATGTCTGCCGCCGCCGCTGTATTAATATTAGTATCCGCAGGGGCTTATTTTATTTTTCCCGCAAAAGAGAAAGGCACCAGCCTGGCTGAATTGGTAGCAAAGAGCAAGCAAACAGTGAACCTTATTACAGCTAATGGCCAGTCTGTTACCCTCAACCAGGACAGTGCGGCAAAAACCATTCAACTCAACAATGCGGTACTAAATACCGGCAATGGAGCCCTGGCCTACAATTCCCAGGATACTGCGGAGAATACCCTGATGGTTCCTCCCGGCGAAACCTATAAACTCACTTTGTCTGATGGTACAGAGGTACGCCTCAATGCATCCACCCGGTTACGTTTTCCTTTCCGCTTCGGCAAAGCTACCCGGGATGTGTATGTGGATGGAGAAGCTTATTTTAAAGTAACCAAAGATGCGGCTCATCCTTTTGTGGTACATCTGCCACAATCCAGCGTAACAGTACTGGGTACTTCTTTCAATGTGAACACTTACGAAGCCGCAGCGGAAAAAACCTCGTTGGTGGAAGGAAAGGTGCTGTTGCAAAACCAATGGGAACTGAAACCCGGTATGCAGGGTATTGTAGCTGCCGGCAAAACATATTCCACCCGCGAATTTGATGAAGAGGAAGTACTCTCCTGGATGAAAGGCGTGTACTATTTCCATAAAATGCCGCTCGCTGAACTCACTGTGATCGCCTCCCGGTTCTATGGCATAAAATTCATTCCCGATAACGATAAATTTGCCGGCATTGCTGTTACCGGCCTGATGGACAGGGCTAAACTCCCTGAATTCCTGACAGATCTGAAAACCACTGCCAATGCGGATTTTCATTTCGAACAACAGACTATCCTCCTTAAATAG
- a CDS encoding RNA polymerase sigma factor: MNHSPDTLLVEQLKEGDQTAFDALFVKYYKMLCVNAYWFLQNEQEAKDLIQTFFMDIWDKKLYLQFDGDVKGYLHTAVKNRCLNYIKKQKLRYEHQEAFSNLQDDTCQAQPDAVPDYYKQLHTSLNDISGQKKVAIQMVYIQGKRYQEAAEEMGISINSFKTHLKRGLKLLRFAVNSKKY; the protein is encoded by the coding sequence ATGAATCATTCTCCAGATACACTTTTGGTGGAACAATTAAAGGAGGGAGACCAAACTGCGTTTGATGCTTTATTTGTAAAGTATTATAAAATGCTTTGCGTGAACGCCTACTGGTTCCTACAGAATGAACAGGAAGCAAAAGACCTGATCCAGACCTTCTTTATGGATATATGGGATAAAAAATTATACCTCCAGTTCGACGGGGATGTAAAAGGATATCTGCATACCGCCGTAAAGAACCGTTGCCTTAATTATATTAAGAAACAAAAGCTCCGTTACGAACACCAGGAAGCATTTTCAAACCTGCAGGATGATACCTGCCAGGCGCAACCCGATGCCGTACCGGACTACTATAAACAATTGCACACTTCCCTGAACGATATCTCCGGCCAGAAGAAAGTGGCCATTCAAATGGTATACATCCAGGGAAAACGTTACCAGGAAGCAGCAGAAGAAATGGGTATCAGCATTAATTCTTTTAAGACGCATCTGAAAAGAGGATTGAAACTATTGCGGTTCGCAGTAAATAGTAAAAAGTATTAA
- a CDS encoding glycine cleavage system protein H has translation MNISTISRPRIHFTQEHEWIDFNGTVGFVGLSMFRLAGIKKIDNIEWVNNKGTIEKNTLIANIHSGSTVIPLHSPLRCKFLGINAKLKTNLNLILESPQDQGWIFFVTPMKFQNKDKEELLQPADYQKLIRSIKVS, from the coding sequence ATGAATATTTCAACTATTTCAAGACCGAGGATCCATTTTACGCAGGAACATGAATGGATTGATTTTAATGGAACCGTTGGATTTGTAGGTTTATCCATGTTCAGACTCGCAGGAATAAAGAAAATAGACAATATCGAATGGGTCAATAATAAAGGCACCATCGAAAAGAACACACTCATCGCAAATATCCACTCGGGAAGTACTGTTATCCCATTGCACTCCCCGTTGCGTTGCAAATTCCTGGGCATTAATGCAAAATTAAAGACTAACCTCAACCTGATACTGGAAAGTCCACAGGACCAGGGTTGGATCTTCTTTGTAACGCCTATGAAGTTCCAGAATAAAGATAAAGAAGAGTTACTGCAACCCGCAGACTATCAAAAACTCATTCGCAGCATTAAAGTATCCTGA
- a CDS encoding class I SAM-dependent methyltransferase, giving the protein MSVARKSAQFLANGPGKKVLDIGSGVGKFCILGGISFPHVNFYGVEQREELYHLSLEAREAANVQNVDFIHANFTQIDLDAYDNFYFYNSFFENIDEGDKIDHDIECSASLYVYYSRFLCRALDKKPGGTRLVTFHSLENEVPTSYQVVDVSPDLQLKMWIKR; this is encoded by the coding sequence ATGAGCGTAGCAAGAAAATCAGCCCAATTCCTGGCCAATGGCCCGGGTAAAAAGGTGTTGGATATTGGCAGCGGCGTGGGTAAATTTTGTATCCTTGGAGGCATCAGCTTCCCGCATGTGAATTTTTACGGCGTGGAGCAAAGGGAGGAATTATATCATCTTTCTTTAGAAGCGAGGGAAGCGGCTAATGTGCAGAACGTGGATTTCATTCATGCTAATTTCACGCAGATAGACCTGGATGCATATGATAACTTCTATTTCTACAACTCCTTCTTTGAGAATATAGATGAAGGAGATAAGATCGATCATGATATAGAATGCTCTGCCAGCCTGTATGTTTATTATTCGCGTTTCCTTTGCAGGGCGCTGGATAAAAAACCAGGTGGTACCCGGCTGGTTACTTTCCATAGCCTGGAAAACGAGGTGCCCACCAGTTACCAGGTAGTGGATGTTTCTCCGGACCTGCAGTTAAAAATGTGGATCAAACGCTAA
- a CDS encoding 2-hydroxyacid dehydrogenase, which produces MKVFITRVIPEKGLQLLQEAGLQLTQWTEKRDLTPAELIAYCKQHDALLSVGPNKINSSFLQECSHLKVIALHAVGFDNVDVPAATALKIPIGNTPGVLSNATADTAFLLMLAVSRKAFYMHKQIGKGQWGFFEPTANLGIELSGKTLGIAGLGKIGFEMAKRCIGAYGMKVIYHNRHTNQEAEEVLKAEKVSFDELLAQSDVLSVHTALTPETKGMFNKAAFDKMKRSAIFINAARGGIHNETDLLNALNEKVIWGAGLDVTNPEPMAADNPLLEMPNVAILPHIGSATVEARDAMAIMAAKNIMAGLKGERLPFVVNPEIY; this is translated from the coding sequence ATGAAGGTTTTTATCACAAGAGTGATCCCCGAAAAAGGGCTACAACTATTACAGGAAGCGGGTCTTCAGCTTACGCAATGGACGGAGAAAAGAGATCTTACGCCGGCTGAACTGATAGCATATTGTAAGCAACATGATGCATTATTAAGCGTGGGCCCTAATAAGATCAACAGCAGCTTTTTGCAGGAATGCAGCCATCTTAAAGTAATTGCCTTACATGCAGTAGGTTTTGATAATGTGGATGTACCTGCTGCCACAGCCTTAAAGATCCCCATCGGCAATACTCCCGGTGTATTAAGTAATGCCACGGCGGATACGGCTTTTTTACTGATGCTGGCCGTTTCGCGCAAAGCATTTTACATGCATAAACAGATCGGCAAAGGGCAATGGGGCTTCTTTGAACCCACTGCTAACCTGGGAATAGAACTAAGCGGTAAAACATTAGGAATTGCTGGTTTGGGAAAGATAGGTTTTGAAATGGCCAAACGTTGTATCGGTGCTTACGGCATGAAAGTGATCTATCACAACCGGCATACAAACCAGGAAGCGGAAGAAGTGCTGAAAGCTGAAAAAGTATCCTTCGATGAACTGCTTGCGCAAAGTGATGTATTATCCGTGCATACTGCTCTTACGCCGGAAACAAAGGGGATGTTCAATAAAGCCGCTTTTGATAAAATGAAACGCAGCGCCATTTTTATCAATGCTGCGAGAGGAGGGATCCATAACGAAACGGATCTTTTAAATGCCCTCAATGAAAAGGTGATCTGGGGTGCGGGTCTGGATGTAACCAACCCGGAACCTATGGCTGCTGATAATCCATTGCTGGAGATGCCCAATGTGGCCATACTCCCGCATATTGGTTCTGCAACAGTTGAAGCAAGAGATGCCATGGCTATCATGGCAGCAAAGAATATCATGGCCGGTTTAAAAGGAGAACGGTTACCCTTTGTGGTAAATCCTGAGATCTATTAG
- a CDS encoding cupin domain-containing protein — translation MLSSIHTAEHYTWGNQCDGWHLLKTDSLSVIQENMPPGTAEQPHFHTRAQQLFYILSGTATFTVEEKEITVQANECLHIAPGVKHHIENRGAANLQFLVISEPKSHGDRVALP, via the coding sequence ATGTTAAGTTCGATTCATACTGCTGAACATTATACCTGGGGTAATCAATGCGACGGATGGCATTTATTAAAAACAGATAGCCTCAGTGTGATCCAGGAAAACATGCCACCCGGCACTGCTGAACAACCACATTTTCATACACGCGCACAGCAACTGTTCTATATCTTATCCGGCACAGCAACTTTTACAGTGGAAGAAAAAGAAATAACAGTGCAGGCCAATGAGTGTTTACATATTGCGCCAGGTGTAAAACATCATATCGAAAACCGTGGTGCTGCGAACCTGCAATTCCTGGTGATCTCTGAGCCTAAGTCCCACGGGGACAGGGTTGCTTTGCCGTAA
- a CDS encoding putative Ig domain-containing protein translates to MKYSFLLGMVLLALNAVAQPVSLTPAHGPEPKINGAKVFGVRPGHPIVFTIPASGKRPMSFSASNLPAGVKIDTGNGKITGSIQRPGEYIILLQAKNEAGSSKRVLKIVVGEDIALTPPMGWNHYNIYGTRITQADVLAQAKAMASSGLIDHGWSYINIDDGWQGERRGPLHAIQPDTSRFSDMKQLSDDIHALGLKFGIYSTPWVESYGHRTGGTAMNPEGKFERTKEQVPRNKKQLPYAIGTYSFVDADVKQWALWDVDYMKYDWTPAELPETKTMYDALRSSGRDVVYSLSNSIPFATIAELSAVSNAWRTGGDIKDNWKSLKSRIPTQDKWAPFARPGHWNDPDMMIVGVVGWNAKDKWPSKLTPDEQYAHMSAWCLMSVPLLLGCDMTKLDDFTLGLLTNDEVIAINQDPLGRQATVVSKQGDLVVMAKDIEEGCKAAGLFNLADSGTQQLSLKWADLGIKGKYIVRDLWRQKDLGVFEGEFKTAVAEHGVVMVKLIPVPPPTLRSAMKPAVKNGGFKMPGYILWCPTVIKVGRTYHMFASRWPEQYGLAGWTKYSEVVRATSNNLYGPYTFREVVLQKREGHWDNDRAHNPKIVKAGNTFVLYYISSANETGYAYASKITGPWTRIDSLAMPFSNPAPLVKKDGSVYVFGRKAIGDIRIAQGYTAVSFKGPYSLLQQGNNLLPGLNQLEDPTIWWASGQYNVILSDFRGDATGVNKDGAQYASKDGIHYQLVSPESVYSKKVTYDDGSSFTFRRRERPFVFTNEKGAVTAFFTSCLTDKEQSWIEVQPVDNYVP, encoded by the coding sequence ATGAAATACTCTTTCCTTTTAGGGATGGTGCTGCTGGCATTAAATGCAGTTGCACAACCTGTTTCACTTACGCCTGCGCATGGCCCTGAGCCAAAGATCAATGGTGCGAAAGTATTTGGCGTAAGGCCCGGGCATCCCATCGTTTTCACCATTCCGGCTTCCGGAAAAAGGCCCATGAGCTTTTCCGCAAGCAATTTACCAGCCGGTGTAAAAATAGATACAGGCAATGGCAAGATCACTGGCAGCATTCAAAGACCAGGCGAGTATATTATTTTATTACAGGCGAAAAATGAGGCTGGTTCCTCAAAAAGAGTGTTGAAAATAGTAGTGGGAGAAGATATTGCACTCACTCCCCCGATGGGTTGGAACCATTACAATATCTATGGCACCCGTATTACGCAGGCAGATGTATTGGCACAAGCTAAAGCCATGGCATCCAGCGGACTTATTGATCACGGATGGTCCTATATAAATATAGATGACGGCTGGCAGGGTGAACGTCGCGGCCCCTTACATGCCATTCAACCTGATACTTCCCGCTTCTCTGACATGAAGCAGTTAAGTGATGATATACATGCACTGGGGCTTAAATTCGGCATCTACTCTACTCCATGGGTTGAATCCTACGGGCATCGTACAGGTGGTACTGCTATGAATCCCGAAGGGAAATTTGAACGCACAAAAGAACAGGTACCAAGGAATAAAAAACAACTTCCCTATGCTATCGGTACTTATTCTTTTGTGGATGCAGATGTAAAACAGTGGGCATTGTGGGATGTGGATTATATGAAGTACGACTGGACCCCTGCAGAATTACCGGAAACAAAAACAATGTATGATGCGTTGAGAAGTAGTGGCAGAGATGTTGTATACAGTCTTTCTAACAGTATACCATTTGCCACTATCGCAGAACTATCTGCTGTATCCAATGCATGGCGTACCGGCGGTGATATCAAGGATAACTGGAAAAGCCTGAAAAGCCGCATTCCCACACAGGATAAATGGGCACCTTTTGCAAGGCCGGGGCATTGGAATGATCCTGATATGATGATCGTTGGTGTGGTAGGATGGAATGCAAAAGACAAATGGCCTTCCAAACTTACGCCCGATGAACAATATGCACACATGAGCGCATGGTGTTTAATGTCTGTTCCCTTATTACTGGGTTGTGATATGACGAAGCTGGATGATTTCACTTTAGGCCTATTAACGAATGATGAAGTGATCGCTATCAACCAGGACCCTTTAGGCAGGCAGGCTACCGTAGTTTCCAAACAGGGAGACCTGGTGGTGATGGCAAAAGATATTGAAGAAGGATGCAAAGCTGCCGGCCTGTTCAATCTTGCAGACAGCGGTACACAACAGCTCTCTCTCAAATGGGCAGACCTAGGCATCAAAGGGAAATACATTGTGCGGGACCTCTGGCGGCAAAAAGACCTTGGTGTTTTTGAAGGAGAATTTAAAACAGCTGTGGCAGAACACGGTGTGGTAATGGTAAAACTGATACCAGTTCCTCCACCCACATTAAGATCAGCTATGAAACCTGCCGTGAAAAATGGCGGATTTAAAATGCCGGGGTATATCCTCTGGTGCCCTACCGTGATAAAAGTAGGCCGTACTTATCATATGTTTGCCTCCCGCTGGCCGGAGCAGTATGGATTAGCCGGGTGGACAAAATATTCCGAAGTAGTGCGCGCCACTTCCAATAACCTGTACGGCCCTTATACATTCCGGGAAGTAGTGCTGCAAAAGAGAGAAGGGCATTGGGATAATGACCGTGCGCATAATCCGAAGATCGTTAAAGCTGGAAATACCTTCGTACTCTATTATATTTCCTCCGCCAACGAAACCGGTTATGCTTATGCCAGTAAGATCACAGGCCCCTGGACGAGGATAGATAGCCTGGCCATGCCATTTTCAAACCCTGCACCTCTCGTGAAAAAGGACGGCAGCGTTTATGTATTCGGCAGAAAGGCCATTGGTGATATAAGGATAGCACAGGGTTATACGGCAGTTTCTTTCAAAGGGCCTTATTCACTTTTACAGCAAGGAAATAATTTACTGCCTGGCCTTAACCAACTGGAAGATCCTACCATCTGGTGGGCATCCGGTCAATATAACGTGATCCTGAGCGATTTTCGCGGAGATGCTACCGGCGTTAATAAAGATGGGGCCCAGTATGCATCTAAGGATGGCATTCACTATCAACTGGTTTCCCCGGAATCCGTCTATTCCAAAAAAGTAACCTACGATGATGGCAGTTCTTTCACTTTCCGGAGAAGGGAGCGGCCATTTGTATTTACCAACGAAAAAGGAGCAGTCACCGCTTTTTTCACGTCCTGCCTCACGGATAAAGAGCAGTCGTGGATTGAGGTGCAGCCGGTGGATAATTATGTGCCCTAA